tttaggccggtttttgaactttttcttccggttctaGAAACCTCATATCAATGGGCTTCTGctatcaaaatttggtggaaattggagatccggaagatggtgaactggtgtaatatttgctgcgagatgtatggagcttccggtggccggtttggtaggtttccggccggttcttggggtgccGCCGCCAGTTCTGGATTCCTGGAatcgagttcttcaatgtgtgaggtggaggcaaaaaaaggcttcaaggttttgtattcgatTCAAGGTtgttagcttcttgaatcagagtttggctatttgttttagggttagggttttgtgctgataacgtgttgtagagaaactgaaattgagaggaaatcgctgtgtattcttattaataataggggcctctttatatagaggattacaatgtatagaatctcaatcatataaggaaactaatcgtacattgaataggaatctagatcattctaatttaaccctattactactaagtcaagtaacctagagtttgggtcaaacacaaattagggtttactggAACAATATCTTACTTTTTGATGCCCCTCCAACCCCCGATGGTCGCTTTCCAATTGTTCTTCAACATTTCCAATGGCTGATTGTCTTTGTTGGCACTATTCTAAAAGTGGTCTGTTTTATGTGAAAAGTGGTTATAGATTGATACAAGATATTCATGACAGAGATAATGGTGGTGTGGGAGGGTCAGTTTCTCAAGATGCTACAATCTGGAAATGTGTGTGGAGTCTCAAGATCCCAAATGCAGCAAGAGTTTTCATTTGGAGAGTCTTAGAAAATATTCTCCCTTGTAATTCTTCCTTATTTAGACGGCTTATAACTTGATGCAAGATTGAAGTTGAAACATCAATCCATGCACTTTGGTTGTGTCCTAAAGCAAAAGCGGTTTAGTGTTTATCCCCCTTCAAAGCTGCAGTTGGAAATTGGAAATTTGGTTCTTTCAAGGAATTGTTCTGTTTTGCTGCCTCCATCTTGTCTGCTGCAGGTTTGGTTTTGGTGGTGCTAATTTGTTGTCGTATTTGGCAAGCAAGAAATGAAGAATTCCATCAACGCAAATTTGTAAGCCctgattatatttttttttctcaagttcAGACTTCTTATGCTGAATTTCTGAAGGTACATCAGACTCATTAATTCCTTACCTCCTAGACCTGTTGGTTTTACTAATAAATGGGTTAGCCCACAGCTCCCTTTCGTTAAGTTAAATTTTGATGGTGCTTTGGATGATACGAATGGAGTCAGAGGCTTGGGAATTATCCTGCATAATGAAAGGGGTGATATGTTAttgggtaaagctatggtatgttaatatttctcatacatcaactatttttactcctgtaaggactcatgttatcactttgaggactaatattactattttcatgactcatatggtaaattaagaaaatttaccactttaaggactcatgttaccactttgaggactaatattactattttgaagactcatgtggtaactaagaaaatttaccactttaaggacttatgttactactttgagaactaatattactattttgatgactcattttaccacttttaaggcaattgtatgtatgcatgtcatacgttaacacattgtagaattttcctatGTTGTTAGCAGCTTCAAAAGGGATGCCTGGCAGGTTTAATGCAAAGACAACTGAAATATATGCTGCAGCTTTGGGATTGCAGGTGCTCTCTCAATCCGGGTTCCAATCTGCTTAATTGATTCTTGAATTTGATGCTCTTGCTGTAGTCAAGAATTTGGCTAAAGAGAAATTAGATTGGTCTGTTGAAAGCATGTTAATAGAGGAGGTGAAAACTATGTCTCATTTCTTCACTTCAGTTTTTTGTACATTTTGCCCACAAAAATGTAAACGCGCTTTTGTTTCCTGCATTTCGAGTTTGGGTTGCGGATGCATCACAATGGCTATCACATGTACTTAGAACTGATGTAACTATCTAAATTGCGTTTTAATGCaattcatttctttcttctaaaaaaaaaaattgaagctataaagctatggtatgttaacatttctcatacattaactatttttaccactttaatgactcatgttaccactttgaatactaatattactattttgaggactcgtatggtaaactaagaaaatttatcacTTTAAAGACTTATGTTACTACTTTGAtgattaatattactattttgaggactcatgtggtaactaagtaaatttaccactttaaagactcatgttaccactttaaggactaatattactattttgatgactcattttacaacttttaaggcaattttatacatgtcatacgttaacacattgtgaAATTTTCCATAAAGCTATAAAACTAAGATTATCTCCGACACTCTATGTAACCGTTAATAAAATCTCTCTCACCTCTTCCTTGTCAAAAATGCACTATAACTCTCACTTTACTATAATGATAATGATAGCTCCACTCCAACGATCCCCTACTACGTCAAAGTACCAAACTGAAAAAAATCCATTACATGCTTATGTTCATTTTATGGTGTTGGAAACATTCATATTTCTTTTATGGTGTTGGAAATGTTCATATTTCTTTTATACAAGATTACCTAACCAAATCCCCCATATGCCTGGATACATACTTCACGAATCAAACAACAATTTTATACAAGATTATAATAGAAAAAACAATTTTATACAACAGATGCAAGACACATGAGTTCTATTTTAATGATCCAATCTAATCATTTTAACTTACACTGCAAACAATAGTTGCAAATTGTTTGTTTCTAGATCGAAACTGTTTGTAATTAGATTTTTCTTTTACATATTACTTTACGCTTTGCTCACCCCTTCCTGATGTGCAAGAATCTGCCCCTTCACAACTCAACTATAATTTTTCCAATAAAATACAAGACGTTTGGCTCCCTCGCAACATGCAAAAAAGACTACTCTCTCATTTTATAATTCCATTTTGATACATTAATTTGATATAGTAagttcaatttatttattttatttaggtaAAGTGTcaaatgttatttttttttaaatttcttttttgacaTATATATCTCACTTTTTGACGCTCTCTCTCATATGCGATGGTCACTTTCCAATAATTATTCTAGATGTGTTGTTTGTCTACACTGAGTTAAAGCTACAAATTGacaaccaaaacatatatattctcaaaaTTAGAAACCACAATCATCCCCGATCCTACACTATGAAACTTTTAATAAAACCTAGCTCACCTCTTCCTTGTTGAAAATGCACCCCAACAGTCACTTCACTAATATTGAAGGTTCGATCCCGACGATTCCCTATTGAAGTACCAAACCATAAAATTCCATTACTGTTCTTGAATATAATAGCcaattagagcaactccaacagcttccctataatttttgtattatagggaaccaaaagtcaaagctttagctattttttcttctctaactccaacagattccctattttgcagcaatctctaaaatctccataattcttccttaaattctggagtttgctgtaaatatagggaatttggttttctctctcctcactttccctaaaatagagatggttatagagaatctgttggagcaaaagaggcttatttttctctaaaatcaaaatatagggaatctgttggagttgctcttatatCCCAAGCCAAAAACAAGTCTCAGAACGCCGGAGCTACCTCCATTCTCACCCTCAACAACAATGCAAGAAAGACAGATTCCCATTTCAACCATGCACTtcaaaatctctacacaccacgCCAAAACAAACTAAAGATTCCAACGTACTTTTCCATCAAATTTAAGACATCCCGTCATTTACCCCTTGTCTTGGCGGTTGGTCCAAAGATGGCTATAGCCTATCGAAAGTACCAACTGTCACAACCTTCAGCGTAAAACATTAGCTTTGCCTTTCTCGCCGTAAAAACAGCATCAGAGTAACAATAAATTCCGGGGatttctctctctatttctcACCCCATGCATTTTAATTACTTACCGAGCAAAACAACCCCACTTTGCGATCAGCATCAGAGACCACACCACTGTGTTTGTCTCtactcatcatcatcttccaaaTGTTCCACCCACTATAAGAGCTCTTActaatcaaacattcaaacccaACAATCCCCATCTGCCCCAGACCATCCATGGCGACTTCCTTTGTCTTGTTCCTATTCGTTTTCTCGACCGCGCTCTGTTTTTCTCAGGCCAAAGTCAAAGGGCCCATCACGTATTTATGGCCGTTGCCGGCGGAGTTTTCTTCCGGCAACCACACGCTCACCGTCGACCCGGCGCTGTCGCTCGTCGTCGGCGGGAACGGGGGCAAGTCCGTCATTTTGAAGGAGGGGTTTGATCGGTACAAGGCGATTATATTCAAGAACAGTAATGGGGTTACTGGGATTGATAGAATGAAGGCCAAGGGAGAGAGCTATGATATTAGTAAAGTCAGAGTTGTGGTGCAGTCGGAGAGCGAAGATGTGAGTTGGGTTTTTGGTGGAATTGGGATTGGTTTATCCATTTATGGAAATGATTTTGAGATTTTGATACTGGGTTTGTCTGTGGTTTTTGCTTTTTGCAGCTTAATCTTGGTGTGGATGAGAGCTATACTCTGTTTGTGTTGAAGGAAGATGGGAAAGCTATTGTTGGGGAGGCCACTATTGAGGTCAGTTGGTGTTTATTATAGTAATTTGTTGCTGATTTGAAGATTAAAGTGTTAGTTTTGTTGTCTTGAAGGCTTGAGCTTTTTGTAGAATGAATTAGCAACGTGTATCAAGCTAGCAGCTTTTCTTTATATGAGTGTTTTAGTTTTTGACTTCTTTGGTGTTTGATGAAAATTTTAGAGGCAGATGCATAGTTTGTTGCTGATGTGAAGATTAAAGGGTTAATTTTGTTGCCTTAAAGGCTCAGGTTTTTTGTAGAATGATCCACAATGTGAATCAAGATGGCAATTTTCTGTTCGGTTTGATTGAAGATAATATAGATAAGAGTAAAGGTCTCCATTGTATCTTGCAATTCTGTGGGACTACCTCTGGCTCTGACTAGTACAGTTTAATTTTAGATCAGGTTTAATTAATCTGGACTTGCATTTAGACTAATTTCATAACAATATGTTATGGTTATGCTGTGATGTTGATTTGTGTTTGCTTTTTGTTTGCAGGCAAACACAGTGTATGGTGCGTTGCGGGGGTTAGAGGTATGTGTGGCTATTACATTGCATTACTAAATAGGCATGTCGATTTATAATACCAAATCTCTCATTTTGCTTATTATTGTTATGTATTGTGAAACCTCATTGATTCTTCTCTTCTACTATGTGCTAGACTTTCAGCCAATTGTGTACTTTTAACTATGAAACTAAATCCATGCAAGTACATAAGTCACCATGGAACATACGAGACAAACCAAGGTTTGCATATCGAGGGCTTTTGCTTGGTAAGCTACAAATTTTCATATGAAAGAATTGAATTTTCTGTGAAGCTCATTGACTAGTTTGTCCTATAATGTATCTTAGTGGCCATCTTATTGAAACTTCTGCAGATACATCAAGGCACTATTTACCAATTGATGTAATTAAGCAAGTAATTGAATCGATGTCATATGCTAAACTTGTAAGATCTTTCACCCAGCTTTGTTTCCATACTAAAATCCATCTAAGCACGTTGACCTGGatgtgtttctttcttttttccttttctcctcttttttaTGTAATACTGATATTGAGAATTACATTAAGTAGAATGTTCTTCATTGGCACGTCATTGATAGAGAGTCATTTCCTCTAGAAGTACCTACATATCCCAAATTGTGGAAAGGTGCATATTCACAGTGGGAGAGATACACCATTGAAGATGCATATGAAATTGTCAAGTAAGATTTCTGTATATTATTCAACCCTCCTTAGCTTAAGAACTTTAATTGCTCAAACAGACTTGTTTGTTCACTTTCTAATATTTGCTTTGAAGAGTTGAAGATTATTTTCTAATCATTGTATTTTATCTGTTGAAAAAATACAAAGTAATGTGATACATAGTCGTATAGTGGATAAAGAACCTGATCTGAACTTATTTAAAAGTGATAAGGACACTGATAACAGTTCTCCTATTAGTTGATTGACAACCGCTATAAAATACTGcttataagggaaaaaaaatggtGTATTTTCAACTACTATACTTTATTCACAGCCTTCTAAAATAATGGTGATCTAGAtacatctttttgttttatctgAGCATCTTAGTATCTGATATAGACTGTATGCTCCCTTACTCTTACATAGACTAATATTGTGTTTCTTTCCACATTTCAACATGTTAACGTGAAGCTTTGCGAAGACTAGAGGTGCGTATAATCTTGATTCCTTTTATGGGCAAGAAAATAACTTGTACACTTTACTTTTTCCATTTGTTTCTTAGCCTGGGCGTAAGACATTCTTTTTTGTCACCTTCACAAGATTGTGTGTATTTTACTTAATCCTTTCACATTTTTTGTAACAGGCATCAATGTTATGGCAGAAGTAGATGTCCCTGGTCATGCACAATCATGGTAAAGCCTCCTTAATATCAACTGTTGTCGTAAGCTAATGTGTTGAACATATTATTGTTGCTCAGAAAGTTTCAGTATGAGGAAAAGTTTCCAATTTCAAACATTTTGTCTCTATAGGCTTCTAGCTATTTTCTCTGAGCCAGGATTGATGCATTAGTAAGTATgatatttgaaaaaataaagcttTACTGCCCTCTGGTTTCTTCAGTACTTGGCTGTAAATCTTATTTCTTTATATGCAAAGTACTGTCCTTTTTATGCGTACCATATTGTAGTCTTGGTTAACTTCCCACTACCAAAACTTGCAGTGGTTTTTTTATGATAAGAGGAAATAGAAAATGAAGTGAGAGAAGGTGAGTGTACTCACTGCAGACCACTATCTAGTAACGTCTATACGAAAAAAATTCTTTCTCATTCACCACTAGGTCAAAGTGaacaaaattgtttttttttttttggcaatttttTTCTGTGCATCATGCACTTTCAGGAAACATAAAATTAGAACAGCAAAAAGTTCAGAGTTCATCTGAAATTTCATCCTTATTTAGAAAATCATTCTTTTGCATCATCTTCTGAAAACCGCTAATTCATGGAATGCAAACCTGTTCTTAATCCTCTCAGGGGCACTGGATATCCTGATCTCTGGCCTTCCTCTTCCTGCACAGAGCCTCTTGATGTTTCAAAGAATTTTACTTTCGACGTGCTTTCTGGCATTCTGACAGGTAAAGTTTGTGAAAACATTTTGTTGTTCTTGGACAAAGATGTTTTctaattgttttatttatttattatgtgcTTATAGTGGATTAGTTGTCATATAGGATGTCAAGAACTTTCTCTCCTTCTCACATAAGAAAACAAGGGATATGTATTTAGCACTTGCACATGATTATGCTCAGGGACTTTGTCAGGAGCATATTAGCTAAATGTCCACTAATTGATGTATATAGGTAGGAGTAGGATTGTCTGCAAATCATGAATGTCATATCTGCTTGGGATTTATTTTATAACTCTGTTTATAGTTTCTATGGAAAATTTTATATTTACCTTACATATAGTTATGAAATTTTAACTTCTATTATGTAGATTTGAGAAAGATTTTCCCCTTCGAGCTTTTCCACTTGGGTGGTGATGAAGTTAATACAAGTCAGTTTGAATTCTAGTTTTTATTTCAAGCTAAGATTCTGCAGTTATTTAATTGACAAAATTATCTTATGCTGTTCCAATATTTTACAGCTTGCTGGGAAGTTACTCCACATGTAAAGAAATGGTATTCACTTCATTTGGTTATATTTATCATCTTTCAAATGCTATattatcaatttcaatttcaattaatCTTACAAAGTAAAAGGAAACACAAAGCATCTAAGTTTTTGCCAGCCTCTAAATGTAGATTTTTAGTATTTGACACATCTTCAATTCTTGACATGGTATACCCATCTTCTGGATAACTTTCCCGAAGCACATAATGTGGGCTTCTGTTTTCCCCATCATCTATCTGTGACTAATTTTACTTAGTAGTCAGGTCTAAGATTTCAACTGATTGAGGTAGCATAGGAACTAAGCTATGATTGGATCACTCCACTCTATAAAGTAGTTATTACGTTAATGGTATCTTTGGAAATTAGTAAAGGAAGTATGGCCACTGAAGTCAGATCTCATACTATCTAAGAGTTCTGTTtcgaacttttagtaaacctgAAGGCCTGAGCCAGTGGAAGAAATATTTTTGTTGGCATGTTTCATGTCTCAAATAATTTTACCTTGCAGGATTTCTGTTTGATATGTGtactgctcttttttttttttttttttttttatatataggcTTAAGCAACAGAACATGACTGCCAAAGACGCCTACCAATATTTTGTTCTCAAAGCACAAGAAATAGCAATTTCCAAAAATTGGACCCCGGTCAACTGGTATGTCTAAGATTATATCAAGTTTTTTATCGTCATTTTACTGTTGGCCGTTTCCCTTTGCATTGGTCTGCATGGGAAGTTTGCAGATTGCTGTTTCCTTGTATTCTCTATGATCTTGACAAGGTTAAAGTTATGAAACAGCAGTTTCTCAATACTGTAAAAGTTAATGTGACAGACTTAAGTTTTCTTACCTCAGGGAAGAAACCTTCAACACCTTCCCAACGAAGCTCAATCCAAAGACTGTAGTGCATAACTGGTGATTTTCGTCCTCTGTGTAGGTTTTTAATAGTATCAAGTGAAGATATAGTTGTTTTAAGCACTttctcatcttccaaatttTGCATAGGTTGGGCGGAGGGGTTTGTCCAAAGGCTGTTGATCAAGGTTTCAGATGTATTTTCAGCAATCAAGGTGTTTGGTATCTTGACCATCTAGATGTCCCTTGGGATGCTACATATAATGCTGACCCACTTGAAGGAATAGATGATTCTTCCAAGCAAAAGCTTGTCCTTGGAGGAGAAGTATGCATGTGGGCTGAGACTGCTGATCCATCAAATGTTCAGCAAACAATATGGCCTCGAGCTGCAGCAGCTGCAGGTATAATATATGTAGTGAAAAGTAGATTATCACTACAGCAAATGTTTAAGTTGTTAGCATATGAGCGCAAATGAGATTGGAGATCCAAATTGGTTATATCTTTCTTGCTGCTCTTAAGCTTGAGACTGAAGGTCATTTTGTTTTCTATGTAGAGCGCCTGTGGAGCAGAAAGGAGTCAACTTCTGGAAAAAGTAGTAATGAAACTGCGCTACCTCGGCTACACTACTTCAGATGCCTCTTGAATAGGCGTGGAGTTCAAGCCGCTCCAGTTGAAAACTTCTACGCTCGAAGTGCTCCAACTGGTGCTGGCTCCTGTTATGTTCAATAATTCTTCCATCCATCATATAATGTGATTTCATGTATTCAGAAATGCAACATTTATCTATTTCGATTAAATATACATGCCTTTTTATGATAGTTGTTATTAGCTTACAATAAATGCAAGCATTCCAGAAATTCAGCATTTCTCTTGTTTAATAAAAAAGAGATGGCATCAAATTCTGCTCTACTTATTTGACCAATTTATGCAATAAAAAGATCCCCTCACATGCTGGTAGATCCTTGACGTTatctttttaaaaagaaaatgtttattttttcctttgtcATTATATTTAGAAAGTGGAAAATGCCACTTGGAACCCATCTAATGGAATATGATTTTGTTGGCTTGTAGTTTTAGTGGTAAAAATTTACAAGGTCCCGAGTTATATCCCCCCGTCTCTAAACCATAAGTCTTAATTCATGTATGAcaaatttcttctcttttcattGAATCACAATCCAAGACTCTGACATCCTAGCGGGACACACATGGATCAAAATTGCAATTGACTCTAGAGACTATCCTTAAAGAAATCTGATCAATGTATTTCCAGGAGTTCATATAACATTCATATGGGACAATTGCTTGAACAAGTTTATTAAATTCAAGTCTATGCTTAACTTgtcaaataatcaagaaaagaaCCATGAAAGATGCTAATATTGACTAAACTCCCCATATTCTTTGAATTTCCACAAAGACATTGACTTCAAGTTTACATTTTGAGGACTAAAATTTGTTAGGCAAGAATGCCAAAATCCATAGCCAATCCAACGCAGGTTTATGCTTGTGGGCAACAACTAGTAACAACATTTGTTAGACTGAGTTCAAATTTTTTGTCTAGTTCTACCACAATTTCAAAAGTTGGAGACTTTGGCTTGAAAACTTGAAAGTGTCACTTTCTTCATTAACTGTGAAAATTATCAAGTACTAGCAAACTAACAATCATCATTTCTCCCAAATCTAGGCCCTATTTAATGGTCATTTTCAATGCATAATGTACATGTCTTTCTTGGCCCCCCTTGTGGTTTAACAACTTTGTCATTTTATACAGCAgcattttttaaataattatgaaactttttctttccaaatctgAATTATTAATATTACCTACCAAAGTTGTTTTCTGAAAGTTTAGTCAAAATTTATGTTTAGTCCTAACTAGGAAAAAGATTAGATTTTTTGAATCCTATGCtagtcaaaattcaaaattactAATTTCGAGTTTTGACTGTCAAACCATTAACAACCAAATTTACTAATTCAGAATGTGAAGACCatcaaaataaaaccaaaagttTCAAAGAGCAAAAACCCAATGTATAACACTCTAAATTCCAAATCTTCTTGCCTTAAATAAAATGGTCAAACAAAAAATGAGGTCAAGGTAAGCAAGATCAGTATCTTTaccaaaacaaatcaaacttgtttaagtaaaaaaattaaatcaaaGCATAAAATCGATCCGGGTTCGGGTCGAAAGTGGATCCGTCACACTCTCTGAAACAGTCAAATAAGAAAAGGAAGCAATTGAAACCCAGTGGCTTACTccattcttcttctcctcctccttcttcttcttccctcctcTGCTTCGCTtcgtcttcttctctctctaaaacgcCTGAAGCTTTTCACAGTCGCAGCTCTGCTCTGGGTCTCGCACACTTAGGGTTTCTGGTGTCTCAATCTGTAAGTCATAAATCTAATCTCTTTCTAAGTTTTGCATCACGTTAAGAACCCTAGGACTGAAATTGCGTcgttttttattcaatttcttgTTAAAGATGACAAATTTATGCTTTAGCTGAAGATGGGTATGTTCCATTTTTATCATTTCCCATACCCAATATTGTTTGTACCGATTTTTTTAGTGCTTGTTGATTTGGTTTTACTGCAAATTTAAGAGCTTTTTGTTGTTTGGtagtttaaattttttattgtaGTTTTTGTTTCTGTGTCAGTGTGTTTGTAGCTGATGCTTGATCTGATACGGTTTTGATTTCTCACATTCTTGGTAATTGAAACCCAACTGTGTAATTGGAGCATAGAAAAGTGAGAAATGGAAATGAGATAGGGGTTTTTTTTCAGATAGCTGGGTTTTTGGAGTAAGAATTTCTGTTGGGAATGGTGGATAGTGAGGATGCCTCTGCTAGTTCTCGGGCTCCGGTCCCGCTTTCCGGCTCCCGGAAAATGTTCTGGCGCTCGGCTTCGTGGTCTGCTTCGAGGACCGCGGCTCACAACCCTGAGACTGAGGAAAAGGACCTTGCAGATCCAAATGCGGCTGCAGGGAACAGTAATGGGCAGAGTCACCGTAGGTTTCCTGTTCCGTTGACCCCGCGGTCTCAGCAGAATAGCAAGGCTAGGTCTGGTTTGCCGCCCTTGCAATTGCCTATTGCTAGGCGTAGCTTGGATGAGTGGCCCAAGGCAGGTTCAGATGATATTGGTGAGTGGCCACAGCCTCCTACTCCGAGTGGGAGAGGTGGTGGGGAGAGGTTGAAACTTGATTTGTCAGCCATTCAGAACAACCCGGCAAAGAATGGTGGGCTTGTGAGGAGGGATAAGATTGCTTTCTTTGACAAAGAGTGTTCGAAAGTGGCTCAACACATTTATCTTGGTGGGGATGCCGTTGCGAAGGACAGAGACATTCTTAAGCAGAATGGGATAACCCATGTTCTGAATTGCGTGGGTTTTGTTTGTCCTGAGTATTTCAAGGCAGATTTTGTGTATAGAACTCTATGGTTGCAGGATAGTCCTACAGAGGATATTACTAGTATTCTATATGATGTTTTTGATTACTTTGAAGATGTTAGGGAACAAGGTGgaagggtttttgttcattgttgtCAAGGGGTGTCTCGGTCCACATCATTGGTGATTGCTTATCTTATGTGGAGAGAAGGACAAAGTTTTGATGATGCATTTCAGTATGTGAAAGCAGCTAGAGGTATTGCTGATCCAAATATGGGCTTTGCTTGTCAGTTATTACAGTGTCAGAAGAG
This portion of the Rosa chinensis cultivar Old Blush chromosome 1, RchiOBHm-V2, whole genome shotgun sequence genome encodes:
- the LOC112182610 gene encoding beta-hexosaminidase 1 is translated as MATSFVLFLFVFSTALCFSQAKVKGPITYLWPLPAEFSSGNHTLTVDPALSLVVGGNGGKSVILKEGFDRYKAIIFKNSNGVTGIDRMKAKGESYDISKVRVVVQSESEDLNLGVDESYTLFVLKEDGKAIVGEATIEANTVYGALRGLETFSQLCTFNYETKSMQVHKSPWNIRDKPRFAYRGLLLDTSRHYLPIDVIKQVIESMSYAKLNVLHWHVIDRESFPLEVPTYPKLWKGAYSQWERYTIEDAYEIVNFAKTRGINVMAEVDVPGHAQSWGTGYPDLWPSSSCTEPLDVSKNFTFDVLSGILTDLRKIFPFELFHLGGDEVNTTCWEVTPHVKKWLKQQNMTAKDAYQYFVLKAQEIAISKNWTPVNWEETFNTFPTKLNPKTVVHNWLGGGVCPKAVDQGFRCIFSNQGVWYLDHLDVPWDATYNADPLEGIDDSSKQKLVLGGEVCMWAETADPSNVQQTIWPRAAAAAERLWSRKESTSGKSSNETALPRLHYFRCLLNRRGVQAAPVENFYARSAPTGAGSCYVQ